TATGGATTTGCATTAAGCCAAGTTAAACCCAGATTCGAGCTTCAAAACGTGAATTCGAGCTTTAAAACATCAAACCAAACACGTTATTAGTTAACCATCTTACCAACTTTAATCCATTATCGGAAACAATAACTAAACAAATCAGATACGTATTCACTTTTGACACggtttattttattctatactCCAAATGGAATTCTATATCCAAACTAAGATCATCaagatttaaacttttaaacagACCCTAATCACTACTATTTATACCAATCAATAAGATTTAGTTGATGATCATTTTGCAGTTTGTTGAACAAGAATGCAGTCAAATTTGACACGAGAACACTAATACTCAAATCATTTCCCAAATGATGTTACCATCCTATATTCAGATGCATAACGTTTATAACTGCTCTACGTACATTTCTATGGAatcaaaggaagaaaagaaggaagaacAAAAGATAACACCTACTTATCTACCAATGTTCTCAGCCCTCAACTCTCTTATTTCTTCTGCTTGTCTAACATTTGCAGATGTCTCATTTCTTGAATCCATGtcatcatcgtcatcatcatctaCGTATATAataccatcatcatcatcatcaagcTCATCTTCACCATCCCAATCATCTTCATACTCATCAAATTCTTCATCGTCGTTATCATCTGCATTTGCACGCAGAGTGTGAAACTCCGGAGGAGGAGGGCAATCTTCAGTGATTGCCTCGTCCCTCTTTATCACAAGATGCCGAATAACTCTTTCATCTTGGTCCAACAAAGTCTTCAAGTCGTTGATGTATTTTGCATCCAACTCGAAGTTCATCAACATGTAGTGTGCTTTATTAGCTTTCTTTATTTTGTAAGCTAACCTTCTCATACCCCAATCATTCAGCCTCCAAATCTGACCCTTCTTCTCCCTCATAAATTCTGTCAATGTTAgcaaaaaattagaaaaaagtaGCAGAACatctttttgttttcatctgCAGATACATACTAAGTGCAAAACTTTTGCTTAGCCATTTTTTCCCTACTGAATGAATTAAGAACAGAAGTATTGAAACCCCTCATGAAATTTCCAGAGAGGGCATTAGAGACTATATTACCAGCTATGAGCCTATGACTTGTTAACTTTTGGCAAAGgtagaataaaaaatacaattagaGTTAATTCGATAATAAGGGCAGTAAGAAAACAACAAGCCAATCATAAAGGTCTCCACAGAAATGGTAAACTATTGAACTCATTCCACATGGCATCAGGGAATATGAACAGTTAAAAAATGATACAGAGAATTATACGATGAAGGTTACCCTGAATTTTCTCGTTGACAGCTGCTACCTCATCTTCATGCTTCTCATGAATTAAGTACATGACCTCATAGTGCCGCACTGCAGAGGTAAGAAAGCAGTGTGGTGTGAGACAGAGCAGTTGAAATATAGGTAAAGATTAGCAAGATTTGATCATATGACCTTCAGGAAACAAGACAACAACCTTACTGCTGCATGGAAATTGATTGTAactaaactataaaaaaatgtgagCAAACATCTATAAGTTCAGCGCAAAAGTTTGACAAAAGAGATTTAGATAAAAGCTAAGAAGATTGAGATACAATAGTTGCTCAGGGCAACTCAAGTTGTGTGCAGGTTGAGAACATTAACATCATTGGCCTTGATGGTTTCAGTTGAGAATGGTTCAcaaacaactaaaataattaaacaatgaaaataattacGAAAGACATGTAACAAAGTTTCCACTTCAATAAAAATGTCTTCTCTGACCGAAAGGAAAAAGAATCTACGTACATATTTCAGCATTCATATCACTTTCCAGTTCAAGCATCAGCGTCTCGAAGAGTTCTCCtgtgaatcaaaattaaaaactatcaaAAGGAATAATCTCAGCTCTGAAATCCCCAACAGTTTTAGCCTAACAACACAGATGCAAGTAACTAGCCCTAAGAGTCTTGGACAGATTAAACAGATTGAACATGACTACTCACTTTCCTCGGCATCTTCAAACTCCGGGAGAAGCTTCCCTTCTTCCTCAACTGATCTCTGAAAATcgcaattcaaaaaataaaaaagaaacttcATCTCCATCTCATAAAGAATAAACAAAGTTAACTTAACTAAATTCCACAGACTATGACGCAATAACTAGTGTCATATAACATCAAAATTTTCTAGACTGTTAGGAACACTCCCTTCAAACAAACAGAGAATTTATGGTGAACGAGTCTTCAAAAGGGTGTCTTGCCCTAAAAATCAAACTGATGAAAAATTGAACCAACccataaaatcatattaaaccGAGAGggggaagagaaaagaaaatggagGGTTAGGTAAAAAAAACGACCTTTTTAAGTAAGACAGCTTCGGGGAAGAAACCTGTGGCCTCGTCAGGTTGGGGTACGGAACTATGGGTATCGTCTTTTTTGTCTTTCTTGCGGGCACTCACAATCAGTGATGCTGATTTTCTGGGCTTATTGTGAATAGAAAATGGAagcaaagaagaagaagtaggATACCCATTTGCGAATATGAGGCATGGGTTGTGGTTGAAATTGAAGCTAACGCAGTTGGTTGTCGTCATGGTGGTTTTTGAAAGCTGAGGGAGGGGATAAGAAGCTGCAAGAGAAAAACCCTGAAGCAGTGACTTTGCTTCCATGGAGAGAGAGAAGTGAATTAGACACACTTCAAGGCTTCAAGTGACTTGTTACAAATTACAATGCTATATACCGAGTGGGGTTCCTTTTGTTTTGGACACATAATCCATATCtgtatgattattttattttatgaattatgagTTTAATCACAGTTCAACGAAATTTATCAATCGTAGGTTTAGGGTACATGTTTTCAAAAGCCGACGAAAAATTAGTCTAAgcttttactataattaaaacGAGTGTCAGAATTAGTTTTAAATGTAGATTTaactaaaatatgtttttgttgtgtttttaggaaatttaattgaatagggttttaagttttaattttcttaatgaaaataatatattaattgtcatttctacctttttttttctttatta
This portion of the Vigna unguiculata cultivar IT97K-499-35 chromosome 6, ASM411807v1, whole genome shotgun sequence genome encodes:
- the LOC114186938 gene encoding uncharacterized protein LOC114186938 — protein: MEAKSLLQGFSLAASYPLPQLSKTTMTTTNCVSFNFNHNPCLIFANGYPTSSSLLPFSIHNKPRKSASLIVSARKKDKKDDTHSSVPQPDEATGFFPEAVLLKKRSVEEEGKLLPEFEDAEERELFETLMLELESDMNAEILRHYEVMYLIHEKHEDEVAAVNEKIQEFMREKKGQIWRLNDWGMRRLAYKIKKANKAHYMLMNFELDAKYINDLKTLLDQDERVIRHLVIKRDEAITEDCPPPPEFHTLRANADDNDDEEFDEYEDDWDGEDELDDDDDGIIYVDDDDDDDMDSRNETSANVRQAEEIRELRAENIGR